The region ATGTTGCTCATTATGGGCCACCCGTCTGGAGTGCATATGCATAGCAAAACAACTTAAAAGAGATAATGAAAAATGAAAAGTCGTTTATATGTATGACGCTGCAGGGGAGAGTGGTAAAAAAAACGGCCCGCAGAGCGGACCGTTTATCGTATTTAGCAATGTCAGAATCAGGCGGCGGTTAGCACGGCATCGATGGTGTCATCTTTGCGCAGCGTCAGGATCTCGCAGCCGGTTTCAGTAACGACAATTGTGTGCTCATACTGCGCAGACAGGCTGCGGTCTTTGGTTTTCACCGTCCAGCCGTCTTTCATGGTGCGAATACGGTAATCGCCCGCGTTTACCATCGGCTCGACGGTAAATGTCATGCCCGCTTGCAGCACTACACCGCCATCGTCAGCATCATAGTGCAGCACCTGCGGCTCTTCATGGAAGCCGCGGCCAATACCGTGACCACAATATTCGCGCACGACAGAGAAGCCCTGGGCTTCAACATATTTCTGAATTGCTGCGCCAAGGGTGCGCAGGCGGATACCCGGTTTGACCATGCGCAGCGCCAGATAGAGGCTCTCCTGCGTGATATGGCACAGACGCTCCCCCAGAATGGTCGGCTTACCGACGATAAACATTTTGGAGGTGTCGCCGTGGTACTCGTCTTTAATCACGGTCACATCGATGTTGACGATATCGCCATCTTTCAGCAGTTTTTCGTCATCCGGAATACCGTGGCACACCACTTCGTTAATAGAGATGCACACCGATTTCGGGAAACCGTGATAACCCAGGCAGGCGGAAATGGCATGCTGCTCATTGACAATGTAGTCGTTGCAGATGCGATCGAGTTCACCCGTGCTGACGCCCGGCTTAATGTACGGTTCAATCATTTCCAGCACTTCGGCGGCGAGTCGGCCCGCGACGCGCATTTTTTCGATTTCTTCAGGTGTCTTAATAGAGATAGCCATGGAATGTGTCCATCAGTGTCGATTTTTTCGACTATACCAGGATTAGTGCTGTCAATGGTAACAGTCGGGCAAGTGTTGTGCCAAATCGAGAATCATTAACAGCACTCTGCGTCAACAACTATTGGTTTCCGGCAGTGTTTTATGGTATAAAGCGCGCCGGACTTCCGTTCCTGTTTTGGGATAGGGGCCACAAATCTCACTTTGTGTAATAACACACACGTATCGGCACATATTCCGGGGTGCCCTTCGGGGTCGGTAATATGGGATACGTGGAGGCATAACCCCAACTTTTATATAGAGGTTTTAAACATGGCAACTGTTTCCATGCGCGACATGCTCAAGGCTGGTGTTCACTTTGGTCACCAGACCCGTTACTGGAACCCGAAAATGAAGCCGTTCATCTTCGGTGCGCGTAACAAAGTTCACATCATCAACCTTGAGAAAACTGTACCGATGTTCAACGAAGCGCTGGCTGAGCTGAACAAAATTGCTGCTCGTAAAGGCAAAATCCTGATCGTTGGTACTAAACGCGCTGCAAGCGAAGCGGTGA is a window of Enterobacter sp. R4-368 DNA encoding:
- the map gene encoding type I methionyl aminopeptidase, translated to MAISIKTPEEIEKMRVAGRLAAEVLEMIEPYIKPGVSTGELDRICNDYIVNEQHAISACLGYHGFPKSVCISINEVVCHGIPDDEKLLKDGDIVNIDVTVIKDEYHGDTSKMFIVGKPTILGERLCHITQESLYLALRMVKPGIRLRTLGAAIQKYVEAQGFSVVREYCGHGIGRGFHEEPQVLHYDADDGGVVLQAGMTFTVEPMVNAGDYRIRTMKDGWTVKTKDRSLSAQYEHTIVVTETGCEILTLRKDDTIDAVLTAA